Proteins co-encoded in one Psychromonas sp. L1A2 genomic window:
- a CDS encoding 4a-hydroxytetrahydrobiopterin dehydratase gives MILLTEQTCSACDASAAKQPLAEGDISELLVQLKTQFNDWSLVKDKGVEKLSCAFVTKRYKNSLKFTNQVAELAESVNHHPLIVVEYGMVTVQWWSHNIKGLHQNDFIMAAKTSALFLAL, from the coding sequence ATGATATTGTTAACTGAACAAACATGTAGTGCATGCGATGCGAGTGCAGCAAAACAACCATTAGCAGAAGGTGATATTTCAGAGTTACTTGTGCAGTTAAAAACGCAATTTAATGATTGGTCTTTGGTAAAAGATAAAGGGGTAGAAAAACTATCCTGTGCATTTGTAACTAAGCGTTATAAAAACTCATTAAAGTTTACTAATCAAGTTGCTGAGCTAGCAGAATCAGTCAATCACCATCCGCTGATCGTTGTTGAATACGGGATGGTAACTGTTCAATGGTGGAGTCATAATATTAAAGGGTTACATCAAAATGATTTTATTATGGCCGCTAAAACCAGTGCGTTATTCTTAGCGTTATAA
- a CDS encoding GNAT family N-acetyltransferase: MFKKSTSTIEPSHLSQVTLLQDVAIRTYQETFSDTNSEALLQQYYKESLNIEKLSAQLQNTNSEFYFLYVTSNTSESISESEAKNTDAKLAGFLKLNVDDAQTDIFDAKALEVEKIYILKDFLSQGLGKKLISFAIERAIEQNKKYLWLGVWEHNFPALNFYYKMGFEQFGEHDFNMGGDIQTDLLLKRHL; the protein is encoded by the coding sequence ATGTTTAAAAAATCAACTTCAACAATAGAGCCATCTCATTTATCCCAGGTTACATTATTACAAGATGTAGCGATAAGAACCTACCAAGAAACTTTTTCTGATACTAATAGTGAGGCTTTACTGCAGCAGTATTATAAAGAGTCGCTCAATATAGAGAAATTATCTGCACAACTTCAAAATACAAACAGTGAATTTTATTTTCTTTATGTCACTTCTAATACATCAGAAAGCATATCTGAAAGTGAAGCTAAAAATACAGACGCTAAGCTAGCTGGTTTTTTGAAATTAAACGTCGATGATGCACAAACAGATATATTTGATGCAAAGGCATTGGAGGTCGAAAAAATTTATATACTTAAAGACTTTTTATCACAAGGTTTAGGTAAAAAATTAATCTCATTCGCTATTGAGCGAGCAATTGAACAGAACAAAAAATACTTATGGCTAGGTGTTTGGGAACATAACTTCCCTGCATTAAATTTTTACTACAAAATGGGCTTTGAACAATTTGGTGAGCATGATTTTAATATGGGTGGAGATATCCAAACAGATTTATTGTTAAAAAGGCACCTGTAA
- a CDS encoding alpha/beta family hydrolase has protein sequence MKLIFNGPENGPLFVFSHGAGAPLTSDFMEKVSVGLAEQGIRVARFNFNYMQQRVDTGSRRPPERAPQLIKQFLEVVQTLDQPMVIGGKSMGGRMATLLATEYSPEQLKQVKGIACLGYPFHPQGKPEKLRTEHLAVIKQPIAIIQGSRDKLGDQNEVISYSLPVTFQWCWLEDGDHDFKPRVKSGFTHQQHIESSITYLAAYIKSCLV, from the coding sequence ATGAAGCTTATTTTTAATGGACCTGAAAACGGTCCTTTATTTGTTTTTTCCCATGGCGCAGGCGCACCACTAACGTCAGACTTTATGGAAAAGGTAAGTGTTGGCTTGGCTGAACAAGGTATTCGAGTTGCCCGCTTTAATTTTAACTATATGCAGCAGCGCGTAGACACAGGAAGTCGCCGACCTCCTGAGCGAGCGCCTCAGTTAATTAAACAATTTTTAGAGGTTGTACAAACACTTGATCAGCCAATGGTGATAGGAGGAAAGTCAATGGGAGGACGTATGGCTACTCTCTTAGCCACTGAATATTCTCCTGAACAGCTAAAACAGGTTAAAGGAATTGCTTGTTTAGGTTATCCTTTTCACCCACAGGGAAAACCTGAAAAATTACGTACAGAACATTTAGCTGTAATTAAACAACCTATTGCTATTATTCAAGGTTCACGTGATAAACTTGGCGACCAAAATGAAGTCATCAGTTATTCTTTACCTGTAACATTTCAATGGTGTTGGTTAGAAGATGGCGATCATGACTTTAAACCTAGAGTCAAAAGTGGCTTTACACATCAGCAGCATATTGAATCAAGTATTACGTATTTAGCTGCTTATATTAAAAGTTGTCTTGTTTAA